The DNA region AGCCTGCGCAGGACCTCACAGGCCTTGTAGGCGGCGATACCGCCGCCCACCCCGAGGACGACCCGAGGCCGGGAGGTCACTCGCCCTCGGTGTGCTCAAGCAGACCGGAGTGGATTTCGCGCAGTGCGATGGACAGCGGCTTCTCGCGCGGCCCCGGCTCCACGAGCGGGCCGACGTACTCGAGCAGGCCCTCACCGAGCTGCGCGTAGTAGTCGTTGATCTGGCGGGCGCGCTTGGCGGCGTAGATCACCAGCGCGTACTTCGAGCTGACCTTGTCGAGCAGGTCGTCGATCGGCGGGTTGGTGATGCCTTCGAGGGGGGTCGTCGGCTCGCCCAGTACGCCCAGCTCGGTGGGGGTGATCACTCTGCAACAGCTCCAGGTCACTCAGATGATGGCGTGAGTACCAAGGTTAGCAACTCGTTCGCAGCCTGCCGCACATCGGCGTTCACTACGACCGCGTCGAACTCCTTGGCGGCGGCCAGCTCGTCCTCGGCGATGGCCAGCCTACGGGCCACCACCGCCTCGTCCTCAGTGCCGCGCCCGGTGAGCCTGCTCACCAGCACGTCCCAGGACGGGGGCACCAGCATGACCAGCTGCGCCTCGGGCATGGCCCTGCGCACAAGGCGGGCGCCCTGCAGCTCGATCTCCAGGACCGCGGGCCGACCGGCGGCGAGCGCGGCCTCGACCGGCGCGCGTGGGGTGCCGTAGTGGTTGCCCGCGAACTCGGCGTGCTCCAGCAGCTCGCCCGCGTCGGCCATGCGGTCGAACTCGGCACGGTCGACGAAGTGGTAGTGCGCGCCGTCGATCTCGCCAGGGCGCGGACGCCGGGTCGTCACCGAGACGCTGAAGTACAGATCGGGGTGGAGCCTGCGCAGTTCGCCGACCACGCTGGACTTGCCGACCCCCGACGGGCCGGAGACGACAGTGAGCCGGGACCGGGCAGCGACGCCCGATCCCGGCCCACGGCCGTTGACGCTCTCAGTCACTCGCCGCTGAACTCGGCGAGCAGAGCCTTGCGCTGCCGGTCGCCCAGACCGCGCAACCGGCGGCTCGGGGCGATCTCAAGACGCTCGATGATCTGCTGGGCACGCACCTTGCCGACGCCCGGAAGGGCCTCGAGCAGGGCGGTGACCTTCATCTTGCCCAGCACCTCGTCGTTGTCAGACTGGGCCAGCACGTCCTTGAGGGTGGTACCGCCTCGCTTCAGGCGCTCCTTGAGCTCGGCTCGGGCGCGACGGGCGGCAGCCGCCTTCTCCAGCGCTGCGGCCCGCTGCTCCTCGGTCAGCTGGGGAAGGGCCACGATTTTCCTCCGTGGGGATTGGTTCTCCGGATCGGTGCCGCGACGTTACCGACCCCTGGCCTGCGAAGACAACGCGGGGGCACCCTGTGCGGACGGTGACGGCGCGACAGAAGTTGATCAACGATCGGTGACGGCAAGGCCGTGACCTGCGACAACTCTACGCGGATTCGCCCACTCGGGATCGTCACACACCGCGATCGAGTGCCCACGCGAGGCGAAAGTGTCATTTCCGCCACTCCCTGAGTTGTGGTCGATACACCTGGTTAGACCACCGCCCGCCACCTGCGAGAACAGATTCCGGGCACGCCGATGGGACCGGGGGCGTCCAGCCACCCCGGCCCCATCGTCCAACAATCCTCTTGTTCAACAATTCTAACGTTCAATTGTTGAACGATCGAGTCACGACGTGATGGCCGCCAGCTCGTCGCGGGAACGCAAGGCCGCCGTGCGGACTGCGTCGACGTCCGGGCCGTGCCGCAGGATGTCCCTGGAGGTCGTCGGGAGGACGTTCCGCAGGCCGCCGAAGACCCTTTCAAGATCATCAGCGCCCGCGCCCTGAGCGCCGACGCCAGGGGCCAGCACGGGGCCGTTGAGGGCCGACAGGTCCAGCCCCGCCTCCCCCACCGTCGCCCCGATGACCAGACCGACCGAGCCGAGCGGATCCGCGCCCGCGTTGAGCGCGGCGGCCTCGTCCACGATCGTCTGGGCGACCGTCCGACCATCCGCGCCGATCGCGCGTTGGACCGAGGCGCCCTCCTTGTTGGAGGTGAGCGCGAGCACGAACACCCCGGCCCCGGTGCGCCGGGCCTCATCGATCGCCGGGGTCAGCGAGCCGAAGCCCAGGTACGGCGACACCGTGATCGCGTCCGAGGCCAGCGGCCCGTCGCCAACGTACGCCGACCCGTAGGCCGCCATCGTGGAGCCGATGTCGCCGCGCTTGATGTCGAGCAGGACCAGCGCGCCCGCCGCCCGGGACTCGGCGATGACCCGCTCCAGCACCGCGACGCCCCGCGACCCGTAGGCCTCGAAGAACGCCGACTGGGGCTTGAGGAGCGCGATCTCCCCCGCCAGCGCCTCCACACAGGTCAGCGCGAACCGCTCCAGCCCCGACACGTCACGCGGCAGGCCCCACGCGTCCAGCAGGCCGGGATGCGGGTCGATGCCGACACAGAGCCGACCACGCTTGGCGGTGGCCTCGACCAGCCGGGCGCCGAACGGCGCGGTCACGCCCGCACCGCCGAGGCCGCCCGCAGCGCCGACTGCAGCGCCTGGAGCGATTGCACGCCGATGTCGTCGCGGATCAGGGCCTCGATGCCGTGCACCGCCGCCGCCGCGCCCTGGATCGTGGTGATGCAGGGGATGTCGCGCGACACCGCGGCCGTGCGGATCTCGTAGCCGTCGACGCGCGGGCCGTGGTTGCCGTACGGGGTGTTGATCACCATGTCGACCCCGCCGCCACGGATCAGGTCGACGATGTTGTTCTCGCCCTCGAAGTGCTTGCGCACGACCGTGCACGGGATCCCGTTGCGCCGCAGCACCTCGGCCGTGCCCGACGTCGCGAGGATCTCGAAGCCCAGGTCGGCCAGCCGCTTCACCGGGAACACCATCGCGCGCTTGTCGCGGTTGGCCACCGAGACGAACACCTTGCCCGACGTCGGCAGCGAGCCGTAGGACGCGGTCTGCGACTTGGCGAACGCCTTGCCGAACGACGCGTCGATGCCCATGACCTCGCCGGTCGACTTCATCTCCGGGCCGAGCAGCGAGTCGACGCCGTGGCCTTCCTTGGTGCGGAAGCGGTGGAACGGCATGACCGCCTCCTTGACCGCGACCGGGGCGCCCGCGGGCAGCTCGGCGCCGTCGCCGACGGCGAGCAGCATGCCCTCTTCCCGCAGTTCGGCGATGGTCGAGCCGAGCATGATCCGCGCGGCGGCCTTGGCCAGCGGCACCGCCGTCGCCTTGGACACGAACGGCACGGTCCGGCTCGCGCGCGGGTTGGCCTCCAGGACGTAGAGCACGTCGTCCTTGAGCGCGTACTGCACGTTGAGCAGCCCGCGCACGCCCACGCCCTTGGCGATGGCCTCGGTGGAGCGCCGCACGGCCTCCAGGTCGGTGCGGCCGAGGGTGATCGGCGGCAGCGCGCAGGACGAGTCGCCGGAGTGGATCCCGGCCTCCTCGATGTGCTCCATCACGCCACCCAGGTAGACCTCGTCGCCGTCGCACAGCGCGTCGACGTCGATCTCGATGGCGTCATCGAGGAACCGGTCGACCAGCACCGGGTGCTCCGGGCTGACCTCGGTGGCCCGCTCGATGTAGCCGGCGAGGGTCTCCTCGTCGTAGACGATCTCCATACCGCGCCCGCCGAGCACGTAGGACGGGCGGACCAGCACCGGGTAGCCGATCTCGTCGGCGATGCGCTTGGCGCCCGCGAACGACGTGGCGGTGCCGTACTTCGGCGCGGGCAGCCCGGCCGTGGTCAGCACCTCGCCGAACGCGCCGCGGTCCTCGGCGAGGTGGATCGCGCCGGGTTGGGTGCCCACGATCGGCACGCCCGCGTCGGCCAGCCGCTGCGCCAGGCCCAGCGGCGTCTGGCCGCCGAGCTGCACGATCACGCCCGCGACCGTGCCGGAGGACTGCTCGGAGTGCACGACCTCCAGCACGTCCTCGAAGGTCAGCGGCTCGAAGTAGAGGCGGTCGGAGGTGTCGTAGTCGGTGGACACCGTCTCCGGGTTGCAGTTGACCATGACGGTCTCGTACCCGGCCGCGCGCAGCGACATCGCCGCGTGCACACAGGAGTAGTCGAACTCGATGCCCTGGCCGATCCGGTTCGGGCCGGAGCCCAGGATCAGCACCTTGGGCTTGTCGTGCTGCGCGGTGACCTCGTTCTCGGCGTTCGGGTCGAGTTCGTAGGCCGAGTAGTGGTACGGCGTCGTCGCGGCGAACTCGGCGGCGCAGGTGTCGACGGTCTTGTAGACCGGACGCACGCCCAGGCGGTGCCGCAGCCAGCGCACGCCGTCCTCGCCCGCCAGTTCCGGGCGCAGTGCGGCGACCTGGCGGTCGGAGAAGCCCGCCCGCTTGATCCGGCGCAGCAGCGGCTCGTCGAGCACGGGGGCGTGCACGACCTCGTCGCGCAGCTCCACCAGCGAGGCGATCTGGTCGATGAACCACGGGTCGATGCCGCTGGCCTGGTGCACCGCGTCCACCGAGGCGCCGAGGCGCAGCGCGCGCTCGACGTTGTAGAGCCTGCCGTCGTGCGCGGTCCGCAGCGAGTCCAACATGGACTCCTGGGTCATCGTCGTCGGGTCGGCCTTGGTCCAGAAGCCCGCGTCCTTGGTCTCCATCGAGCGCAGTGCCTTGCCCAGCGCCTCGACGAAATTGCGGCCGATCGACATGGCCTCGCCGACCGACTTCATCGTCGTGGTCAGCGTCGGGTCGGCGCCGGGGAACTTCTCGAAGGCGAAGCGCGGCACCTTGACGACCACGTAGTCCAGCGTCGGCTCGAAGGACGCCGGGGTCTCGCCGGTGATGTCGTTGGTGATCTCGTCCAGGGTGTAGCCGATGGCCAGCTTCGCGGCGATCTTGGCGATCGGGAAGCCGGTCGCCTTCGAGGCCAGGGCGCTGGAGCGCGACACCCGCGGGTTCATCTCGATGACGACCATGCGGCCGTTGCCGGGGTGGATGGCGAACTGGATGTTGCAGCCGCCGGTGTCCACGCCGACCGCGCGCAGCACGTCGATGCCCACGTCGCGCATGTGCTGGAACTCGCGGTCGGTGAGGGTCATCGCCGGGGCGACGGTCACGGAGTCACCCGTGTGCACGCCCATCGGGTCGATGTTCTCGATCGAGCAGATGACGACGACGTTGTCCTTCTTGTCGCGCATCAGCTCGAGCTCGTACTCCTTCCACCCGAGCACGCTCTCCTCGATGAGCACCTCGGTGACCGGGCTCTCGGTGAGCCCGCTGGCGGCCAAGCGCTCCAGCTCGTCGTGGGTGTGCGCCATGCCCGAACCCAGGCCGCCCATGGTGAACGACGGCCGGATGACCACCGGCAGACCCAGCTCGGCGACCGTCTCGCGGACCTCGGCCATCGAGTGGCACACCCGGCTGCGCGGGGTCTCGGCGCCGATGTCGGCGACGATGTTCTTGAACTTCTGCCGGTCCTCGCCGCGCTGGATGGCGTCGATGTCGGCGCCGATCAGTTCGACGTTGTACTTCTCCAGCACGCCGCGCTCGTGCAGCGCGACCGCGGTGTTGAGCGCGGTCTGGCCGCCGAGGGTCGCCAGGATCGAGTCGACCGGGTGGCCCGCGTCGCGCTCGGCGGCGATGACCTTCTCGACGAACTCGGCGGTGATCGGCTCGACGTAGGTGGCGTCGGCGAACTCCGGGTCGGTCATGATCGTGGCCGGGTTGGAGTTGACCAGGCTGACCCGCAGGCCCTCCTCGCGCAGCACCCGGCAGGCCTGGGTGCCGGAGTAGTCGAACTCGCACGCCTGGCCGATGACGATTGGGCCGGACCCGATCACCAGCACGTGCTTGATGTCCTCGCGCTTAGGCATTCGATCCGCCCTCCATCAGAGTCACGAACTGGTCGAACAGGTCGGCGGCGTCGTGTGGGCCTGCCGCCGCTTCCGGGTGGTACTGGACCGAGAACGCGGGCACCTCGAGAGCGCGCACGCCCTCGACGCAGCCGTCGTTGGGGCAGTAGTGGCTGACCTGGGCGGCGCCGAACGGGGTGTCGAAGCGCTCCCCCGGCTCGCCTTCGAGGGCGAAGCCGTGGTTCTGCGCGGTGATCGCGACCCGGCCGGTGGCCACGTCGATCACCGGGATGTTGATGCCGCGGTGGCCGTAGCGCAGCTTGTAGGTGCCCCGGCCCAGCGCGCGGCCGAGGATCTGGTTGCCGAAGCAGATGCCGAACAGCGGGATCCGCCGCTCCAGCACCGACTTGGTCAGCGCGACCGCGTGGTCCTGGGTGGCCGGGTCGCCGGGGCCGTTGGACAGGAACACCCCGTCGGCCTCGACGGCGAGGATGTCGTCCAGCGTGGCGGTCGCGGGCAGCACGTGGGTCTCGATGCCGCGCGCGGCCATCATGCGCGGGGTGTTGGACTTGATGCCCAGGTCGATCGCGGCCACCCGGAAGCGGCGGTCGCCGTCGGCCTTGACCACATAGGCCTCGGCGGTGGTGACGTCACCCGCGAGGTCGGCGCCGAGCATCTGCTGGCTCTGCCGGACCTTCCCGACCATCGTGTCCACATCGGTCAGGTCGGCGCCGGAGAAGACCCCGGCGCGCATGGCGCCCTGTTCGCGGATGTGCCTGGTCAGAGCCCGGGTGTCGACACCGCTGATGCCGACCACGTTCTGCTCGACCAGCGCGTCGTCAAGGCCGCGGGTGGACCGCCAGTTCGACGGGACGCGCGCGGGGTCGCGCACGACATAGCCGGACACCCAGATGCGGCCGGACTCGTCGTCCTCGTCGTTCCAGCCGGTGTTGCCGATCTGCGGGGCGGTGGCCACCACGATCTGGCGGTGGTACGACGGGTCGGTCAGGGTCTCCTGGTAGCCGCTCATGGCGGTGCAGAAGACGACCTCGCCGAAGGTGGTCCCGGTGGCGCCGAAGGCCTCGCCCCGGTAGACCCGGCCGTCCTCCAGCACCAGCGCGGCGGCCGTCCGCGTGCTCCTACTCACCGTGCGGAACCTCCGGGGTCTCGGGCAGGGCGCGGACCGCCCGCGCCCAGTTCTGGTACTCGCTCTTGTCGTCGGCTCGGAAGCCGGTGTCGAACTGGTGGTCCTCGATCTTCCAGCGCACCACCAGCACGCCGTCGCCGCCCATCACCTTGCCCGCGATTCCGGCCTCGGTGCGGGCGTCGACCACGGCGTCCGCCGGGATCCACAGTGGACTCGCGCCGAGCCGGTCGAACAGCACGCCGGTGGGCAGCAGGTGAACGGTGGCGTCGGCGCGGAAGCCGATGTCGCCCACGGCGACCCGGTCCTGCCAGCTCTTGTCGGTGACCGTGCTCGCGTAGACGCCGGTCAGCGGGGGCAGCAGTTCCTCGGCCTCACCGCGGTTGATCCGGTCGATCAGGCCGTCCGGGACCGTGGGGAACGTCGGCAGCACGGCGGCCTGGCGGCGCGCGCGGTTGCGGTAGCCCCACCACATCAGGCCCGCCAGCAGCAGGAACACCGCCAAAACGACCAACGAAAGCTCAAGTCGGTTCATCCGGCCACCTCGCACGCTCGGTGGCGGGCACCGGAACACTGTGTCAAGGATTCGCTCGCAAGCTCGCTCATCGCGCGGCCTTCCCATCCCGAGCGGTGACCTCGCCGCGCAGCAGCGTCGCGACC from Alloactinosynnema sp. L-07 includes:
- the mihF gene encoding integration host factor, actinobacterial type, which translates into the protein MALPQLTEEQRAAALEKAAAARRARAELKERLKRGGTTLKDVLAQSDNDEVLGKMKVTALLEALPGVGKVRAQQIIERLEIAPSRRLRGLGDRQRKALLAEFSGE
- the carA gene encoding glutamine-hydrolyzing carbamoyl-phosphate synthase small subunit, yielding MSRSTRTAAALVLEDGRVYRGEAFGATGTTFGEVVFCTAMSGYQETLTDPSYHRQIVVATAPQIGNTGWNDEDDESGRIWVSGYVVRDPARVPSNWRSTRGLDDALVEQNVVGISGVDTRALTRHIREQGAMRAGVFSGADLTDVDTMVGKVRQSQQMLGADLAGDVTTAEAYVVKADGDRRFRVAAIDLGIKSNTPRMMAARGIETHVLPATATLDDILAVEADGVFLSNGPGDPATQDHAVALTKSVLERRIPLFGICFGNQILGRALGRGTYKLRYGHRGINIPVIDVATGRVAITAQNHGFALEGEPGERFDTPFGAAQVSHYCPNDGCVEGVRALEVPAFSVQYHPEAAAGPHDAADLFDQFVTLMEGGSNA
- the rpoZ gene encoding DNA-directed RNA polymerase subunit omega, translated to MITPTELGVLGEPTTPLEGITNPPIDDLLDKVSSKYALVIYAAKRARQINDYYAQLGEGLLEYVGPLVEPGPREKPLSIALREIHSGLLEHTEGE
- the gmk gene encoding guanylate kinase, with protein sequence MTESVNGRGPGSGVAARSRLTVVSGPSGVGKSSVVGELRRLHPDLYFSVSVTTRRPRPGEIDGAHYHFVDRAEFDRMADAGELLEHAEFAGNHYGTPRAPVEAALAAGRPAVLEIELQGARLVRRAMPEAQLVMLVPPSWDVLVSRLTGRGTEDEAVVARRLAIAEDELAAAKEFDAVVVNADVRQAANELLTLVLTPSSE
- the carB gene encoding carbamoyl-phosphate synthase large subunit — protein: MPKREDIKHVLVIGSGPIVIGQACEFDYSGTQACRVLREEGLRVSLVNSNPATIMTDPEFADATYVEPITAEFVEKVIAAERDAGHPVDSILATLGGQTALNTAVALHERGVLEKYNVELIGADIDAIQRGEDRQKFKNIVADIGAETPRSRVCHSMAEVRETVAELGLPVVIRPSFTMGGLGSGMAHTHDELERLAASGLTESPVTEVLIEESVLGWKEYELELMRDKKDNVVVICSIENIDPMGVHTGDSVTVAPAMTLTDREFQHMRDVGIDVLRAVGVDTGGCNIQFAIHPGNGRMVVIEMNPRVSRSSALASKATGFPIAKIAAKLAIGYTLDEITNDITGETPASFEPTLDYVVVKVPRFAFEKFPGADPTLTTTMKSVGEAMSIGRNFVEALGKALRSMETKDAGFWTKADPTTMTQESMLDSLRTAHDGRLYNVERALRLGASVDAVHQASGIDPWFIDQIASLVELRDEVVHAPVLDEPLLRRIKRAGFSDRQVAALRPELAGEDGVRWLRHRLGVRPVYKTVDTCAAEFAATTPYHYSAYELDPNAENEVTAQHDKPKVLILGSGPNRIGQGIEFDYSCVHAAMSLRAAGYETVMVNCNPETVSTDYDTSDRLYFEPLTFEDVLEVVHSEQSSGTVAGVIVQLGGQTPLGLAQRLADAGVPIVGTQPGAIHLAEDRGAFGEVLTTAGLPAPKYGTATSFAGAKRIADEIGYPVLVRPSYVLGGRGMEIVYDEETLAGYIERATEVSPEHPVLVDRFLDDAIEIDVDALCDGDEVYLGGVMEHIEEAGIHSGDSSCALPPITLGRTDLEAVRRSTEAIAKGVGVRGLLNVQYALKDDVLYVLEANPRASRTVPFVSKATAVPLAKAAARIMLGSTIAELREEGMLLAVGDGAELPAGAPVAVKEAVMPFHRFRTKEGHGVDSLLGPEMKSTGEVMGIDASFGKAFAKSQTASYGSLPTSGKVFVSVANRDKRAMVFPVKRLADLGFEILATSGTAEVLRRNGIPCTVVRKHFEGENNIVDLIRGGGVDMVINTPYGNHGPRVDGYEIRTAAVSRDIPCITTIQGAAAAVHGIEALIRDDIGVQSLQALQSALRAASAVRA
- the pyrF gene encoding orotidine-5'-phosphate decarboxylase, with amino-acid sequence MTAPFGARLVEATAKRGRLCVGIDPHPGLLDAWGLPRDVSGLERFALTCVEALAGEIALLKPQSAFFEAYGSRGVAVLERVIAESRAAGALVLLDIKRGDIGSTMAAYGSAYVGDGPLASDAITVSPYLGFGSLTPAIDEARRTGAGVFVLALTSNKEGASVQRAIGADGRTVAQTIVDEAAALNAGADPLGSVGLVIGATVGEAGLDLSALNGPVLAPGVGAQGAGADDLERVFGGLRNVLPTTSRDILRHGPDVDAVRTAALRSRDELAAITS